The Methanocella sp. sequence ATCGGAGCGCTGGCAGCGAAGGTCGAGGCGTTCGAGGCCACGTTCCGGAACCGTATGACGGCCATCACCGGCATGGAGGTGTAACCATGGGAATAGTGACCGATAAGAAGGGTAGCATAATTGGCGCGGTGACCATCGCCTGGACGGACGGTGAGAAGCGCAACAACGTGATGTGGAAGGTGCCCCGGAACATCCGGTTTAATGACAACATCGTCGTGAGAGAAGACGAGATAGCTGTCTTTTATCGGGACGGCAAGGCCCTCGACTACATTGACCGGCCCGACAGGTACGCGCTCACCTCCATGAACGCCCCAATCGTGGGCAACATCGCCAAGTGGCTGAGTGGCGCCCAGCAGCAGGCAGAGGTTTACTACATTCAGAAAAAAGTGTTCGACGGCAAGTTTGGGAGCAAACAGCCATACGTCTTTGAGGACAAGACCTTCCAGCTCATCAAGCTCAGCCTGTTCGGGGAGTTCCGTTACAAGGTGTCCAACCCGACCAGCTTCATCAACTACTTCGTCGGCACCCTGAACATCAGCACCGCCGCGGATGTGGAGGACCGCATCAAGGAACAGGTTGTCACCTCCATGTACAACGTTCTAGGTAAACTCAAGGATAAAAGCCTGGGCGTGATCAACCTGGCGGCCAACCTGAAGAACATTGAGCAAATATTTTTAGAGGACTCGAAGACCGACTTCGAGCCATACGGCATTACCATCGATAAGATTTCCGGTCTCTACATCAGCTTGCCAGACGAGGTACAGAAGGCGGTGGACACCAGGGCATCCATGTCAGTACTCGGCACTAACTATATGGGATACCAGACCGGCCAGGCTATGCGAGAAGCGGCTTCAAATCCCTCCGGAGGGACCGCAGGCGTCGGCGTCGGAGTGGGCGCTGGCGTAGGAATGGGCTATGCCATGATGGGCCAGATGGTCTCGGGCAG is a genomic window containing:
- a CDS encoding SPFH domain-containing protein gives rise to the protein MGIVTDKKGSIIGAVTIAWTDGEKRNNVMWKVPRNIRFNDNIVVREDEIAVFYRDGKALDYIDRPDRYALTSMNAPIVGNIAKWLSGAQQQAEVYYIQKKVFDGKFGSKQPYVFEDKTFQLIKLSLFGEFRYKVSNPTSFINYFVGTLNISTAADVEDRIKEQVVTSMYNVLGKLKDKSLGVINLAANLKNIEQIFLEDSKTDFEPYGITIDKISGLYISLPDEVQKAVDTRASMSVLGTNYMGYQTGQAMREAASNPSGGTAGVGVGVGAGVGMGYAMMGQMVSGSQQHPSAFSVPTTPTSPPPGSIPCTKCGATVPSGSKFCPSCGTPQQNSCPKCGVSLPSGAKFCPSCGASIQGSCSKCGAKLESGVRFCSQCGNPSG